The following proteins are co-located in the Silene latifolia isolate original U9 population chromosome 1, ASM4854445v1, whole genome shotgun sequence genome:
- the LOC141601969 gene encoding mitochondrial phosphate carrier protein 3, mitochondrial-like isoform X2 → MISNDKKSALIPAFLYDGNYCLTKSNTFSSRPTMALPSSLSSMSKNSKIVMAASPSEKIEMYSPQFYAACTAGGIFSCGLTHMAVTPLDLVKCNMQINPEKYKSISSGFGVLLKEQGAKGFFRGWVPTLLGYSAQGACKFGFYEFFKKYYSDLAGPENAAVKVRVQTQPGFANGLSDGFPKFVKTEGASALYKGLAPLWGRQIPYTMMKFASFEAIVELLYKYAIPKPKHQCSKTTQLGVSFAGGYVAGVFCAIVSHPADNLVSFLNNAKGASVSDAVKKFGVVGLFTRGLPLRIVMIGTLTGAQWGIYDAFKVFVGLPTSGGAAPQPAK, encoded by the exons atgattaGTAACGATAAAAAATCTGCATTGATCCCTGCATTTCTATACGATGGAAATTACTGTTTAACAAAATCAAACACATTCTCATCAAGGCCAACAATGGCATTACCGTCGTCATTGTCGTCGATGTCGAAAAATAGTAAGATAGTAATGGCAGCATCACCAAGTGAGAAAATAGAAATGTATTCACCACAGTTTTATGCAGCGTGTACTGCTGGTGGTATTTTTAGTTGTGGTCTTACTCATATGGCTGTTACTCCTCTTGATCTTGTTAAATGTAACATGCAG ATTAATCCAGAGAAGTACAAGAGCATCAGCTCTGGTTTCGGAGTATTGTTGAAAGAGCAGGGTGCCAAAGGGTTCTTCAGGGGTTGGGTGCCAACCCTTCTTGGTTACAGTGCTCAGGGAGCTTGTAAGTTCGGCTTCTACGAGTTCTTTAAGAAGTATTACTCAGACCTTGCTGGTCCTGAGAATGCA GCGGTCAAGGTTCGTGTCCAGACTCAGCCTGGCTTTGCTAATGGCTTGTCTGATGGCTTCCCTAAATTTGTCAAAACTGAAGGCGCTTCTGC ATTGTACAAGGGACTGGCTCCTCTTTGGGGCCGTCAGATACCAT ATACAATGATGAAGTTTGCATCATTTGAGGCCATTGTAGAACTCTTGTACAAGTACGCAATCCCGAAGCCAAAACATCAATGCAGCAAAACCACACAGCTTGGCGTGAGCTTTGCTGGTGGATACGTTGCAGGAGTATTTTGTGCCATTGTCTCACACCCAGCAGATAACCTCGTCTCTTTTCTTAACAATGCTAAGGGCGCTTCTGTTAGCGAT GCTGTGAAGAAGTTTGGGGTAGTGGGTCTGTTCACTCGCGGTCTTCCCCTTCGTATAGTCATGATTGGAACCCTAACTGGTGCTCAATGGGGTATCTATGATGCTTTCAAAGTCTTTGTTGGCCT GCCGACTTCTGGTGGTGCAGCCCCTCAACCTGCAAAGTAA
- the LOC141601969 gene encoding mitochondrial phosphate carrier protein 3, mitochondrial-like isoform X1, with protein MISNDKKSALIPAFLYDGNYCLTKSNTFSSRPTMALPSSLSSMSKNSKIVMAASPSEKIEMYSPQFYAACTAGGIFSCGLTHMAVTPLDLVKCNMQINPEKYKSISSGFGVLLKEQGAKGFFRGWVPTLLGYSAQGACKFGFYEFFKKYYSDLAGPENAVKYKTMIYLAGSASAEVIADVALCPLEAVKVRVQTQPGFANGLSDGFPKFVKTEGASALYKGLAPLWGRQIPYTMMKFASFEAIVELLYKYAIPKPKHQCSKTTQLGVSFAGGYVAGVFCAIVSHPADNLVSFLNNAKGASVSDAVKKFGVVGLFTRGLPLRIVMIGTLTGAQWGIYDAFKVFVGLPTSGGAAPQPAK; from the exons atgattaGTAACGATAAAAAATCTGCATTGATCCCTGCATTTCTATACGATGGAAATTACTGTTTAACAAAATCAAACACATTCTCATCAAGGCCAACAATGGCATTACCGTCGTCATTGTCGTCGATGTCGAAAAATAGTAAGATAGTAATGGCAGCATCACCAAGTGAGAAAATAGAAATGTATTCACCACAGTTTTATGCAGCGTGTACTGCTGGTGGTATTTTTAGTTGTGGTCTTACTCATATGGCTGTTACTCCTCTTGATCTTGTTAAATGTAACATGCAG ATTAATCCAGAGAAGTACAAGAGCATCAGCTCTGGTTTCGGAGTATTGTTGAAAGAGCAGGGTGCCAAAGGGTTCTTCAGGGGTTGGGTGCCAACCCTTCTTGGTTACAGTGCTCAGGGAGCTTGTAAGTTCGGCTTCTACGAGTTCTTTAAGAAGTATTACTCAGACCTTGCTGGTCCTGAGAATGCAGTCAAGTACAAAACCATGATCTATCTTGCTGGTTCCGCGTCTGCTGAGGTTATTGCTGATGTTGCACTTTGCCCACTTGAGGCGGTCAAGGTTCGTGTCCAGACTCAGCCTGGCTTTGCTAATGGCTTGTCTGATGGCTTCCCTAAATTTGTCAAAACTGAAGGCGCTTCTGC ATTGTACAAGGGACTGGCTCCTCTTTGGGGCCGTCAGATACCAT ATACAATGATGAAGTTTGCATCATTTGAGGCCATTGTAGAACTCTTGTACAAGTACGCAATCCCGAAGCCAAAACATCAATGCAGCAAAACCACACAGCTTGGCGTGAGCTTTGCTGGTGGATACGTTGCAGGAGTATTTTGTGCCATTGTCTCACACCCAGCAGATAACCTCGTCTCTTTTCTTAACAATGCTAAGGGCGCTTCTGTTAGCGAT GCTGTGAAGAAGTTTGGGGTAGTGGGTCTGTTCACTCGCGGTCTTCCCCTTCGTATAGTCATGATTGGAACCCTAACTGGTGCTCAATGGGGTATCTATGATGCTTTCAAAGTCTTTGTTGGCCT GCCGACTTCTGGTGGTGCAGCCCCTCAACCTGCAAAGTAA